The proteins below come from a single Manduca sexta isolate Smith_Timp_Sample1 chromosome 3, JHU_Msex_v1.0, whole genome shotgun sequence genomic window:
- the LOC115449213 gene encoding uncharacterized protein LOC115449213 isoform X3, with protein MCDGLARVDVSLYSDGQLYSWQKPGEILKIETDELDPIPDDLSLYCDKGKSATLDQDRKSEDNSMVYEEFRCNACNGAIIGFRYTCVQCSDLDLCGACEAHRAHHQHYVLRIPAPKPIVEVQLVLATIRRHLMNKMDPITQHDQDLDDLVSIKSEVKSESEDQNDDWQDEWEPNKKPPVEDALVDSKEPISSEVPELEVEDCSENTSNEKETENKHRMKQYKDKTNGTEPPSNKKIIIKRANIIDPKDVQPLAKKIRLLSSPYKELEIEMEDMKSQRKDADLQPKIKFAGALANVKVAGVLPNEQVVGHMPKTKVANIFPRTRIAGDLAKIESTDNLSRAQVIGELARDKEDGLPLKITTTDVRKSEDVGDFLRTEFVGQLPENKLAGDLTKIKLAPNFRRVPKL; from the exons ATGAATTGGACCCGATCCCAGACGATTTATCTTTGTATTGCGACAAAGGAAAATCGGCAACGTTGGACCAAGACAGGAAATCTGAAG atAATTCAATGGTATACGAAGAGTTCCGGTGTAATGCGTGCAACGGTGCAATAATCGG gttccgctacacgtgtgtgcagtgcagcgacttggaccttTGCGGCGCGTGCGAGGCCCACAGAGCGCACCACCAACACTACGTACTGCGAATACCCGCGCCTAAGCCGATA GTCGAGGTCCAGCTAGTCCTGGCCACTATACGGCGGCATCTCATGAACAAAATGGATCCTATCACTCAACACGACCAGGATTTGGACGATCTCGTTAG TATTAAATCTGAAGTGAAGTCGGAAAGTGAAGATCAAAATGATGATTGGCAAGATGAATGGGAACCGAATAAAAAACCTCCTGTAGAAGACGCGTTAGTTGATTCGAAGGAGCCCATCTCGTCAGAAGTCCCTGAATTa GAAGTTGAAGACTGCAGTGAAAATACCAGCAatgaaaaagaaacagaaaataaaCATCGCATGAAGCAGTATAAAGACAAGACAAACGGCACAGAGCCTCcttctaacaaaaaaataataataaaacgggCGAACATTATTGACCCTAAGGATGTCCAACCATTGG CAAAGAAAATACGCTTACTATCTTCGCCATATAAGGAATTGGAGATAGAAATGGAAGATATGAAGTCACAAAGAAAAGATGCAGACTTgcaacctaaaataaaatttgcaggTGCATTGGCAAATGTAAAAGTTGCAGGCGTCTTGCCAAACGAACAAGTTGTAGGCCACATGCCAAAAACTAAAGTTGCCAACATATTTCCAAGAACAAGAATTGCGGGCGACTTAGCAAAAATAGAAAGTACAGACAACTTGTCAAGAGCCCAAGTTATAGGTGAATTAGCAAGAGACAAAGAAGACGGTTTGccattaaaaataactacaacCGACGTGCGAAAGTCAGAAGATGTAGGCGATTTTTTAAGAACCGAATTTGTAGGCCAATTGCCGGAAAACAAATTAGCAGGTGACTTGACAAAAATCAAACTGGCACCAAACTTTCGAAGAGTACCAAAGTTGTAA